In one Populus nigra chromosome 12, ddPopNigr1.1, whole genome shotgun sequence genomic region, the following are encoded:
- the LOC133669986 gene encoding FACT complex subunit SPT16-like has protein sequence MTENRNANAKPSNGKPTGAASPYAIDLDNFTKRLNMLYSHWKEHHSDLWGASDALAIATPPASEDLRYLKSSALNIWLVGYEFPETIMVFLKKQILFLCSQKKASLLDVVKKSAKEAVGVEVVILVKTKNDDGSGLMDIIFHAVLAQSNSNGHNTPVIGRIARESPEGKLLETWDEKVKNVNCELRDVTNGFSDLFAVKDSTELTNVRKAAFLSSSVMKQFVVPKLEKVIDEEKKISHSSLMGDTEKAILEPARIKVKLKAENVDICYPPVFQSGGEFDLKPSAASNDENLYYDSTSVIICAIGSRYNSYCSNVARTYLIDANPMQSKAYEILLQAHEAAISALKPGNMVSAVYQAALSVVEKDAPELTANLTKTAGTGIGLEFRESGLSLNSKNDQVMRQGMVFNVSLGFQHLQAETKNPKTQKYSVLLADTVIVGEKFADVVTSKCTKAVKDVAYSFNEDDQEEDRPKVKPERRGSETTLSKATLRSDNHEMSKKELRRQHQAELARQKNEETARRLAGGGSAATDNRGGAKTIGDLIAYKNVNDLPPPRDFMIQIDQRNEAIILPIHGSMVPFHVATVKSVSSQQDNNRTCYIRIIFNVPGTPFNPHDANSLKFQGSIYLKEVSFRSKDSRHISEVVQQIKTLRRQVTSRESERAERATLVSQEKLQLSSSKFKPMKLLDLWVRPPFGGRGRKLTGSLESHTNGLRYSTSRPDERVDVMFGNIKHAFFQPAEKEMITLLHFHLHNHIMVGNKKTKDVQFYIEVIDVVQTIGGSKRSAYDPDEIEEEQRERDRKNKINMDFQNFVNRVNDVWSQPQFKALDLEFDQPLRELGFHGVPHKVSAFIVPTSSCLVELIETPCVVITLSEIEIVNLERVGLGQKNFDMTVVFKDFKRDVLRIDSIPSTSLDGIKEWLNTTDLKYYESRLNLNWRPILKTITDDPEKFIEDGGWEFLNMEVSDSDSENSADSDQGYMPSDVQSDSGSDDEDDLSESLVESEDDEEEDSEEDSEEEEGKTWEELEREASYADREKGNDSDSEEERKRRKIKAFGKAREPARAPTRPPARPPARAPARPPARAPARPSARPPARPPARPPARPVTRQPDRRNVSSGLHKRPKLR, from the coding sequence ATGACTGAAAATAGGAATGCTAATGCAAAACCCTCAAATGGGAAGCCTACAGGAGCTGCCAGTCCTTACGCGATAGATTTGGATAACTTCACCAAGCGCTTGAACATGTTGTATTCACATTGGAAGGAACACCATAGTGACCTATGGGGTGCTTCTGATGCTCTTGCTATAGCAACGCCTCCGGCTTCTGAGGATCTCCGGTATCTGAAGTCATCAGCACTGAACATTTGGTTGGTTGGATATGAGTTCCCAGAGACGATTATGGTCTTCCTGAAGAAGCAGATCCTTTTCTTATGTAGCCAGAAAAAGGCTTCTTTGCTTGATGTTGTGAAGAAGTCTGCCAAAGAGGCTGTGGGTGTTGAGGTTGTGATACTCGTGAAGACCAAAAATGATGATGGAAGTGGTTTGATGGATATCATTTTTCATGCTGTCCTAGCTCAGTCAAATTCTAATGGGCATAATACTCCTGTCATTGGACGTATAGCAAGAGAAAGTCCTGAAGGGAAGCTTTTGGAGACATGGGATGAAAAGGTAAAGAACGTTAATTGTGAACTAAGAGATGTAACAAATGGGTTCTCGGACTTATTTGCTGTCAAAGACAGCACTGAGCTTACAAATGTAAGGAAAGCAGCGTTTTTGAGTTCTTCAGTAATGAAGCAGTTTGTGGTGCCAAAGCTTGAAAAGGTCATTGATGAGGAGAAGAAGATCTCCCATTCTTCATTGATGGGTGACACAGAGAAGGCAATATTGGAACCTGCAAGAATTAAGGTAAAGCTGAAGGCAGAGAATGTTGATATTTGCTATCCTCCAGTTTTTCAGAGTGGAGGAGAGTTTGATCTGAAACCGAGTGCTGCAAGCAATGATGAGAACCTCTACTATGACTCTACTAGTGTGATCATATGTGCAATCGGGTCTCGATACAACAGCTACTGCTCAAATGTTGCAAGAACTTATCTGATTGATGCCAATCCGATGCAGAGCAAGGCATATGAGATCCTCCTTCAGGCCCATGAAGCAGCTATCAGTGCATTGAAGCCTGGGAACATGGTCAGTGCTGTGTATCAAGCAGCGCTCTCTGTGGTTGAGAAGGATGCTCCCGAATTAACTGCAAACTTGACGAAAACTGCTGGAACTGGAATCGGCCTTGAGTTTCGTGAGTCAGGGCTTAGTCTTAATTCCAAGAATGATCAAGTTATGAGACAAGGGATGGTTTTCAATGTGTCTCTTGGCTTTCAGCATTTGCAGGCAGAGACCAAAAACCCAAAGACCCAGAAATATTCTGTCTTACTTGCAGATACAGTGATTGTTGGTGAGAAGTTCGCAGATGTGGTGACTTCAAAGTGTACTAAAGCTGTTAAAGATGTGGCATACTCATTCAATGAGGATGATCAGGAAGAAGATCGGCCAAAAGTCAAGCCTGAACGTAGAGGGAGTGAGACCACCTTGTCTAAGGCAACACTCAGGTCAGACAACCATGAAATGTCAAAGAAGGAGCTACGAAGGCAGCACCAGGCAGAGCTTGCCCGCCAAAAGAATGAAGAGACTGCGAGGAGGCTTGCTGGTGGGGGTTCTGCTGCAACAGATAATCGCGGTGGTGCGAAGACAATCGGTGATTTAATTGCATATAAGAATGTCAATGATCTCCCCCCTCCTCGAGACTTTATGATTCAGATTGACCAGAGGAATGAAGCCATAATATTACCAATCCATGGAAGCATGGTTCCTTTCCATGTTGCCACTGTGAAGAGTGTGTCTAGTCAGCAGGATAATAACCGAACTTGCTACATACGGATAATATTTAATGTGCCTGGCACCCCTTTTAACCCTCATGATGCAAACTCCCTTAAGTTTCAAGGGTCAATATACTTGAAGGAGGTTTCGTTTCGTTCGAAGGACTCTAGACATATAAGTGAAGTGGTACAGCAGATTAAAACACTACGTCGACAGGTAACTTCCAGAGAATCTGAGAGGGCTGAGAGAGCGACCTTAGTTAGTCAAGAAAAGCTTCAACTCTCATCTTCCAAATTCAAGCCAATGAAATTGTTAGATCTATGGGTCCGTCCTCCTTTTGGTGGTCGTGGAAGAAAATTGACTGGTTCACTTGAATCCCACACAAATGGCTTGCGCTATTCAACTTCAAGGCCTGATGAACGTGTTGATGTAATGTTTGGTAACATTAAGCATGCATTCTTTCAGCCAGCAGAGAAGGAAATGATTACTCTCCTGCACTTTCATTTGCATAATCACATAATGGTGGGGAACAAAAAGACCAAGGATGTGCAATTTTATATTGAGGTAATCGATGTGGTCCAGACAATTGGAGGGAGTAAAAGATCAGCCTATGACCCTGATGAGATCGAGGAAGAACAACGCGAGAGGGAtcgaaagaataaaataaacatgGACTTCCAGAACTTTGTGAACCGGGTGAATGATGTATGGAGCCAACCTCAATTCAAAGCACTTGACCTTGAGTTTGATCAGCCTTTAAGAGAGCTTGGGTTCCATGGGGTTCCCCACAAAGTTTCAGCTTTCATAGTTCCAACATCAAGTTGCTTGGTTGAGCTGATAGAGACACCTTGTGTGGTGATAACTCTGAGTGAGATTGAGATAGTTAATCTGGAGAGAGTTGGCCTTGGACAGAAGAATTTTGATATGACTGTTGTCTTCAAGGACTTCAAACGGGATGTCCTTCGAATAGACTCTATCCCCTCTACATCACTGGATGGCATAAAGGAGTGGCTTAACACCACTGACCTCAAGTATTACGAGAGTAGATTAAATCTCAATTGGCGACCTATACTGAAAACTATCACTGATGATCCGGAAAAATTCATAGAGGATGGTGGGTGGGAATTTTTAAACATGGAAGTTAGTGATTCAGATTCTGAAAACTCAGCAGACTCAGATCAGGGGTACATGCCTTCAGATGTGCAATCTGACTCAGGTTCcgatgatgaagatgatttaAGTGAGTCTTTGGTGGAATCCGAGGATGATGAGGAAGAGGACTCTGAGGAAGACTCAGAGGAGGAGGAAGGAAAGACATGGGAAGAGTTGGAGAGGGAAGCAAGTTATGCTGACAGGGAAAAGGGGAATGATTCAGATAGTGaggaggagagaaaaagaaggaagatcAAGGCATTTGGCAAGGCTCGAGAGCCAGCTCGAGCTCCCACTCGACCACCAGCTCGGCCACCAGCTCGAGCTCCTGCTCGGCCACCAGCTCGAGCTCCTGCTCGACCGTCAGCTAGGCCGCCAGCTCGGCCACCAGCTCGGCCACCAGCTCGGCCAGTAACCCGACAACCTGATAGAAGAAATGTGAGCAGCGGTCTTCACAAGAGACCCAAGCTAAGGTGA
- the LOC133669987 gene encoding shaggy-related protein kinase alpha-like yields MASAGVAPTSGLREAGVHNAGVDKLPEEMNDMKIRDDKDMEATVVDGNGTETGHIIVTTIGGRNGQPKQTISYMAERVVGNGSFGVVFQAKCLETSETVAIKKVLQDKRYKNRELQTMRLLDHPNVVSLKHCFFSTTEKDELYLNLVLEYVPETVHRVIKHYRKLNQKMPLIYVKLYTYQIFRALSYIHRAIGVCHRDIKPQNLLVNPHTHQVKLCDFGSAKVLVKGEPNISYICSRYYRAPELIFGATEYTTAIDIWSAGCVLAELLLGQPLFPGESGVDQLVEIIKVLGTPTREEIKCMNPNYTEYKFPQIKAHPWHKIFHKRMPPEAVDLVSRLLQYSPNLRCTALDALTHPFFDELRDQNTRLPNGRFLPPLFNFKSHELKGVSVEMLVKLVPEHARKQCAFLGL; encoded by the exons ATGGCTTCTGCGGGGGTGGCACCTACCTCGGGTTTGAGAGAAGCTGGTGTCCATAATGCTGGCGTGGACAAGTTACCTGAGGAAATGAATGACATGAAAATTAGGGATGACAAA GACATGGAGGCAACAGTAGTGGATGGCAATGGTACAGAGACAGGTCATATTATAGTAACAACAATTGGTGGTAGAAATGGCCAGCCAAAGCAG ACAATAAGTTACATGGCTGAGCGTGTTGTTGGGAATGGTTCATTTGGAGTTGTTTTCCAG GCAAAATGCTTAGAGACCAGTGAAACTGTTGCTATAAAGAAAGTTCTTCAAGATAAGAGGTACAAGAACCGTGAGCTGCAAACCATGCGTCTCCTTGACCACCCGAATGTTGTCTCCTTGAAGCATTGCTTCTTTTCAACGACTGAGAAAGATGAGCTTTATCTTAATCTGGTTCTTGAGTACGTCCCCGAAACTGTTCATCGTGTGATTAAACACTACCGCAAGTTGAATCAGAAGATGCCACTAATATATGTCAAACTCTATACATATCAG ATATTTAGGGCATTGTCATACATCCATCGTGCTATTGGGGTGTGTCATCGTGACATTAAACCTCAAAACCTTTTG GTGAATCCTCATACACATCAGGTTAAATTATGTGATTTTGGCAGTGCTAAAGTCTTG GTTAAAGGGGAGCCAAATATATCTTATATCTGCTCTAGGTATTACAGAGCACCTGAACTTATATTTGGAGCAACTGAATACACCACAGCTATTGACATCTGGTCTGCTGGCTGTGTGCTTGCTGAGCTATTGCTTGGACAG CCTCTATTTCCTGGTGAGAGTGGAGTCGACCAGCTTGTTGAGATTATCAAG GTTTTGGGCACTCCAACAAGGGAGGAAATTAAGTGCATGAACCCAAATTATACAGAGTACAAATTCCCGCAGATTAAAGCTCATCCTTGGCACAAG ATATTCCACAAGCGCATGCCTCCAGAAGCAGTTGATCTGGTTTCAAGATTACTACAATACTCCCCTAACTTGCGGTGCACAGCT TTGGATGCCTTGACGCATCCCTTTTTTGACGAGCTCCGTGACCAAAACACCCGCTTGCCAAATGGGCGTTTCCTTCCACCATTATTTAACTTCAAATCTCATG AATTGAAGGGGGTGTCAGTTGAGATGTTGGTCAAATTGGTACCCGAGCATGCAAGAAAACAATGTGCCTTTCTTGGTTTATGA
- the LOC133669569 gene encoding zinc finger CCCH domain-containing protein 3: MPVGKYYCDYCDKQFQDTPHARKRHLQSSSHLRAKSLWFSRNSNNNTLNSNNTDARGFVKGLCNRFVKTGFCPYGDSCKYLHTNFATSQGTAFKDNVQSPTMPGNQLAGGSSFPGVAVRESMGMSWGNLPPSLKPPEGGYPPLPFVDWG; the protein is encoded by the exons atgccCGTAGGGAAATACTACTGCGACTACTGCGACAAGCAATTCCAAGACACCCCACATGCTCGAAAGCGCCATCTTCAAAGCTCCTCTCATTTACGCGCCAAATCTCTCTGGTTCAGCAgaaacagcaacaacaacaccCTCAATTCCAATAACACTGATGCTCGTGGCTTTGTTAAGGGACTCTGCAACCGCTTTGTCAAAAcg GGTTTTTGTCCTTATGGAGATTCTTGCAAGTATTTGCATACTAATTTTGCTACTAGTCAAG GAACTGCTTTCAAGGATAATGTTCAGTCACCAACTATGCCTGGAAATCAATTGGCTGGGGGCAGTTCTTTTCCAG GTGTTGCGGTGAGAGAGAGCATGGGAATGTCCTGGGGTAACCTGCCTCCATCACTAAAGCCTCCAGAGGGTGGTTATCCGCCTCTTCCGTTCGTGGATTGGGGATAG
- the LOC133669568 gene encoding pleiotropic drug resistance protein TUR2-like yields the protein MQSEKNSHLMQLHLLSAGLLVSIFLLFSGFVIYPSNMPYYWKWLMYVNPVHWANVSFCRFQFIEGYPDPCSNYLGQLPFCDQFPTMTVGKAYLAFHELSEDSKRPWLPYVILLGWIAFASILTLLGLKNIEFVETSQSLPYVRKSTTVYNYEEDADSESQSNYSFSQNSEKYDASTYPSPQNSGTIYRKMKNNGTVDAWMEQFRVDIERNGLGIPVEPVTLLFEGLSFTRYNEGNKERSSVFSNITGYAEPQNMLALLGGTRTNKATLLKCLAGRVACTGNLQANGFRPGAPFCRLIGYVEKLDAHQPYLSIRESLQFSAALRLGKEVGSMMRNIHVELVLSQLGLLPYSNQLVGSLCDSTGKTFEIAKKLTIAVELAANPSILLLEEPILGLDTTGTSTVLNVLSKVSRSGRVIIATLTHANGRILSSFDLALILTEEGHQAYFGPVGYNCNELLEYFTSIPKAPRYSENATPVNFVMRALGLGIRKGQTPQINYAEIYQTSFLQEINSKTISNAKKLIKERASEDQFSTYSAPYSRQAIWVLLRTQRFLWRNVQYTYGRLTGCIMIGLLMGSLYYRIEYKDTYGATSRMLYIYMQVLLIGVISANNVIPQIGTDRLVYFREKRAGMYLPVFYPVSWAVGEIPYIFIATLAVVGIGNGMAGIGTGSMAEFLQYWLVLFIFTLCVTYFGMMITFLAPLPTLAAFAVSIVTSMWVSASGVVVVLSDIRFYRWMYWSNPFQFAMNVMTSISFYCNTKECAANCGCPRFPDGSYVWDKLALLRSLDHGRMDTDILKLSAMCVLFASLAFIFFIVLKHNSPPQS from the exons ATGCAGTCAGAAAAAAATAGCCATCTAATGCAGTTGCATTTACTTTCTGCAGGTCTTCTAGTCTCAATCTTCCTACTCTTCAGTGGATTTGTGATCTACCCTTCCAACATGCCATATTACTGGAAATGGCTCATGTATGTGAACCCAGTTCACTGGGCTAACGTCTCCTTCTGCAGGTTCCAATTCATTGAGGGTTACCCAGATCCTTGCTCCAACTACCTTGGCCAACTCCCATTTTGTGACCAATTCCCAACAATGACAGTTGGGAAAGCATACCTGGCCTTTCATGAGCTTTCTGAAGATTCTAAGAGACCTTGGCTACCTTATGTCATTCTGCTAGGATGGATTGCCTTTGCTAGTATCTTGACACTATTAGGGCTAAAGAACATAGAATTTGTGGAGACAAGCCAGTCATTGCCCTATGTCAGAAAGTCCACCACGGTTTACAATTATGAAGAAGATGCAGACAGTGAATCTCAATCTAACTACAGTTTCAGTCAGAATTCTGAAAAATATGATGCTTCCACGTATCCTTCACCGCAAAATTCAGGGACAATTTAcagaaaaatgaagaacaacGGCACAGTTGATGCATGGATGGAGCAATTTCGTGTGGATATAGAGAGGAACGGGCTAGGAATTCCTGTGGAGCCAGTGACTCTCCTATTTGAGGGTTTGTCATTCACAAG GTACAATGAGGGAAATAAAGAAAGGAGCTCAGTTTTCAGCAATATCACAGGCTATGCCGAACCCCAGAACATGCTAGCTTTACTAGGCGGTACAAGAACAAATAAGGCCACACTGCTCAAATGCCTGGCTGGTAGGGTCGCTTGTACAGGCAACCTACAGGCAAATGGCTTCAGACCAGGAGCTCCCTTTTGTCGGTTAATTGGGTATGTTGAGAAGCTTGATGCCCATCAACCTTACCTCTCTATACGTGAATCTCTTCAATTCAGCGCTGCACTCCGTCTAGGAAAAGAAGTTGGCTCCATGATGCGTAACATCCATGTTGAGCTGGTCCTCAGCCAGCTTGGTTTACTTCCGTATTCGAACCAGCTTGTAGGTTCCCTCTGCGACTCCACTGGAAAGACATTTGAAATAGCCAAAAAGTTAACAATTGCAGTTGAGCTGGCTGCAAATCCAAGCATTCTCCTTCTAGAAGAGCCAATATTGGGCCTTGATACCACTGGAACTTCGACTGTCCTCAATGTTCTATCTAAAGTGTCCCGTTCTGGTCGAGTCATTATCGCCACTCTTACACATGCTAATGGACGGATACTGTCCTCTTTCGACCTGGCTCTCATCTTAACAGAAGAAGGGCATCAAGCATATTTTGGCCCGGTGGGATATAACTGCAATGAGTTGCTGGAGTATTTCACATCAATCCCGAAGGCCCCTCGTTACTCTGAAAATGCAACTCCAGTTAACTTTGTTATGAGAGCTCTTGGCTTAGGTATACGAAAGGGGCAAACTCCGCAAATAAATTACGCAGAGATATATCAAACTAGTTTTTTGCAGGAGATCAACAGCAAAACAATCAGCAATGCAAAGAAATTGATCAAGGAAAGAGCATCAGAGGATCAATTTTCCACTTACTCAGCTCCATATTCACGGCAAGCCATTTGGGTTTTGTTAAGAACACAGAGATTCTTGTGGAGGAATGTGCAGTACACATATGGTAGACTTACAGGCTGCATAATGATTGGACTCTTGATGGGATCCTTGTACTATCGAATTGAATACAAGGACACATATGGTGCAACTTCACGTATGCTATACATATACATGCAAGTTTTACTCATCGGAGTGATCTCAGCCAACAATGTTATTCCCCAGATTGGCACAGACAGGTTAGTCTATTTCCGGGAGAAAAGGGCTGGAATGTATCTTCCAGTATTTTACCCGGTATCATGGGCAGTTGGTGAGATCCCATATATTTTCATTGCTACACTTGCAGTTGTAGGGATAGGGAATGGTATGGCAGGAATTGGAACAGGATCCATGGCAGAATTCCTACAGTATTGGTTAGTACTCTTCATTTTTACTTTGTGTGTAACATATTTCGGGATGATGATAACTTTCCTAGCACCACTGCCAACGCTAGCCGCATTTGCAGTGTCAATTGTGACATCAATGTGGGTGTCAGCTTCTGGTGTAGTTGTTGTCCTATCCGACATAAGGTTCTACCGATGGATGTATTGGAGCAATCCATTCCAATTTGCAATGAATGTGATGACCTCTATCAGTTTCTACTGCAATACAAAGGAGTGTGCAGCAAATTGTGGTTGCCCAAGGTTTCCAGACGGTTCGTATGTGTGGGATAAATTGGCATTGTTAAGAAGCTTGGATCATGGAAGGATGGATACAGACATACTCAAATTGTCTGCAATGTGTGTACTGTTTGCCAGTCTAGCCTTCATCTTCTTTATTGTGCTGAAGCACAACTCACCTCCACAATCATAG
- the LOC133669841 gene encoding polygalacturonase At1g48100-like: protein MTSSKILLLAFAFFFTYIEGRVHGKTKPKHLHIVSLISLPPAPAPAPAPQAASPSYYTDSPSPGPSPNLVRSLANVYNVLSFGAVGDGDTDDTQAFKMAWDTACFQNEPAILLAPDDYSFMIQPTVFTGPCKTSLVFQIDGTIMPPDGPESWPSKTNKRQWLVFYKIDGMSMQGGGVIDGRGEKWWNLPCKPHKGPNGATLPGPCDSPVAMRFFMCSNLIVQGLEVKNSPQFHFRFDNCQDVTVQMLSIKSPPRSPNTDGIHIENTNNVQIYNSVVSNGDDCVSIGAGCHNVDIKNITCGPSHGISIGSLGIGNSRACVSNITVRDSVIKRSDNGVRIKTWQGGYGSVSKISFHNINMEMVRNPIIIDQYYCQTKNCANQTSAVHISDILYTSIKGTYDVRSPPLHLACSDSVPCTNLELAEIELLPAQGQFVADPFCWNAYGAMQNLTIPPISCLLDGIPQYIGQNTIHQYCQNNLY, encoded by the exons ATGACATCGTCTAAAATTCTCCTTTTGGCCTTTGCTTTCTTCTTTACATACATTGAAGGAAGAGTTCATggaaaaactaaaccaaaacaCTTGCACATTGTTTCTCTCATTTCACTACCACCTGCTCCTGCTCCTGCCCCTGCTCCTCAGGCTGCTAGTCCAAGTTACTATACAGATTCTCCAAGTCCTGGTCCTAGCCCTAATCTTGTTCGAAGTCTTGCCAACGTCTACAATGTACTATCTTTTGGTGCTGTTGGTGATGGTGACACAGATGATACACAAGCATTCAAGATGGCTTGGGACACTGCTTGCTTTCAGAATGAACCAGCCATTCTACTTGCTCCTGATGACTATTCTTTCATGATACAGCCTACTGTCTTTACCGGACCTTGTAAAACTAGCCTTGTGTTCCAG ATTGATGGGACTATAATGCCACCAGATGGGCCTGAATCATGGCCAAGTAAGACGAACAAGAGACAATGGCTAGTGTTTTACAAGATCGATGGAATGTCAATGCAAGGAGGTGGTGTTATAGATGGCAGAGGAGAGAAATGGTGGAATCTACCCTGCAAGCCTCACAAA GGGCCTAATGGCGCAACACTTCCTGGCCCTTGTGATAGCCCAGTT GCTATGAGGTTTTTCATGTGCTCCAATTTGATAGTCCAAGGACTTGAAGTGAAGAACAGTCCCCAATTCCATTTTCGGTTTGATAACTGTCAAGATGTCACTGTACAAATGCTCAGCATTAAATCACCACCTCGAAGCCCAAATACAGATGGGATTCACATAGAGAACACAAACAATGTCCAAATATACAATTCAGTCGTATCCAATG GTGATGACTGTGTATCAATTGGAGCTGGTTGTCATAATGTCGACATAAAGAACATTACCTGTGGTCCAAGCCATGGCATAAG CATTGGCAGCCTTGGAATCGGCAACTCGAGGGCATGCGTGTCGAACATCACGGTGAGAGATTCGGTAATCAAGCGTTCTGATAATGGTGTCCGGATTAAGACATGGCAGGGAGGATATGGTTCTGTATCTAAAATCTCTTTCCACAACATTAACATGGAAATGGTCCGCAATCCAATAATCATAGACCAATACTACTGCCAGACCAAGAACTGCGCTAACCAAACAAGTGCAGTTCACATATCTGATATTTTGTACACAAGCATTAAGGGCACATATGATGTTAGGAGTCCACCCTTGCACTTGGCTTGCAGTGATTCAGTCCCATGCACTAACCTCGAGTTAGCAGAAATAGAGTTGCTTCCTGCTCAAGGCCAATTTGTGGCAGATCCATTTTGCTGGAATGCTTATGGGGCAATGCAGAATCTTACCATCCCGCCAATTTCTTGCTTGCTGGATGGAATCCCACAATACATAGGGCAAAACACTATACATCAGTACTGTCAGAATAATTTGTATTAG
- the LOC133670087 gene encoding uncharacterized protein LOC133670087: MGSEGLPAVTIHVTGFKKFHGVAENPTETIVSNLKEYMKKKGMPKGVILGSCNVLEAAGQGGVSPLYQTFQSAINSKDYESSSPGRIIWLHFGVNSGATRFAIEHQAVNEATFRCPDEMGWKPQKVPIIPSDGGISRVRETTLPVEEITKCLAKKGYEVMTSDDAGRFVCNYVYYHSLRFAEQNGTKSLFVHVPLFLTIDEETQMQFAASLLEVLASLYL, from the exons ATGGGGTCTGAAGGACTTCCAGCTGTAACAATCCATGTGACAGGATTCAAGAAATTCCATGGAGTAGCTGAAAACCCAACTGAGACAATTGTTAGTAATCTAAAAGAGTACATGAAGAAGAAGGGCATGCCAAAAGGTGTGATCCTGGGGAGTTGCAATGTTCTTGAGGCTGCAGGACAAGGCGGAGTTTCTCCACTTTACCAGACATTTCAATCTGCCATAAACTCAAAGGATTATGAATCTTCAAGTCCTGGAAGAATTATTTGG CTACACTTTGGGGTCAATAGTGGGGCAACAAGATTTGCCATTGAGCATCAAGCTGTCAATGAAGCTACTTTTCGCTGTCCGGATGAGATGGGATGGAAACCACAG AAAGTACCCATAATTCCTTCAGATGGTGGAATTTCACGAGTTCGAGAG ACTACTCTTCCTGTTGAGGAGATCACAAAGTGCTTGGCAAAGAAAGGTTATGAGGTGATGACATCCGATGATGCAGGCCGATTTGTGTGCAACTATGTTTACTACCATTCCCTTCGGTTTGCAGAGCAAAATGGGACAAAGTCTCTCTTTGTGCATGTACCTCTTTTCTTGACCATAGACGAGGAGACTCAGATGCAATTTGCTGCTTCCTTGTTGGAGGTACTTGCTTCTTTGTATTTGTAA